Proteins found in one Micromonospora sp. WMMD1082 genomic segment:
- a CDS encoding SMC family ATPase → MRPLTLSLRGLRSYLTEAHIDFSNVGLVAIHGDTGAGKSSLLEALCFALYGGCTWDKRNATELISDGAHTMQVRLTFRCANRTWQVTRAISRTSSPPSRHELICLDDDTRYDTKQQVNAIIETMIGLSHAAFLKAVILPQGRFQALLQTTKEDRTAILKGILGIDQLDAMQVKARAHHDRLRPLLDQLILDRRGLLDDPPATAGEATQRLDDALRRQDQLTKARTAVREASARRDQMLSRVHNIEQQARQLAQARQPAAAANLHVLASLDEAIRTEQNDCQSAITDWQEREKTLHEAVTAAEGEGRGPSSLPKAIAAVEATRNQLPDIDAERERIQTDAQNLADDLTKADQHAANVTKLANKATEAEQAASSAARTVEEVRELVAGQRSAIGTARTLRGAVHRAEADLADARQRITDAETAIQETAERAGEARKKQTAAEQTLDAVTRFNAAAHAAAPCDPGDPCPICSRTLPATFQPPPAQEQKDARKALTVANRLAGDAERRHQAALTTRQHAIEEAKRVQTRVDQRRGELDQAMAHIASQLGPVDLDNPDDVLLAPLAARLGAAEEELGTSQATARDVRQRATAAATALEHTRKALADRQAALTANRRRLDQRVRRTVGALGKLPAAWRLDPVTLDGLNQLLDTAHRWEEELATITDQLTTAHGQLKQLRERREALAGRHLTEVERPATQLLHAVDGLTQYAADAAVLIGHEPPASRPPGEDLHRSATWAATLDHTVGALLQAAHDRVTAARSDAERATEEITEWLLAAGVDDGEQLDDLIVQVAATAQVARADLDRAKRETPVAADLDRRIKAAAPIVDALRELGALLANGQFQAAVVARRQRAFLGLATDQLLAMTAGRFAFSDDFRIIDRYTSQPRDVRTLSGGETFLASLALALAVVDLAGRAGGRADALLLDEGFGSLDADTLAEALAALSRQTLGGRLVAVISHMRAVAESIGNVLIVTRDSTGSHAHWASESQRSRLVDEDLDEGLLP, encoded by the coding sequence ATCATCCCTGCTGGAAGCACTGTGCTTCGCGCTCTACGGCGGCTGCACGTGGGACAAGCGTAACGCCACCGAGCTGATCTCCGACGGCGCGCACACCATGCAGGTCCGGCTGACCTTTCGGTGCGCCAACAGGACCTGGCAGGTCACGCGGGCCATCTCACGCACGTCGTCGCCGCCGTCGCGACATGAGCTGATCTGCCTGGACGACGACACCCGCTATGACACCAAGCAGCAGGTCAACGCCATCATCGAGACGATGATCGGGCTCAGCCACGCGGCGTTTCTCAAGGCCGTGATCCTGCCCCAGGGCCGGTTCCAGGCCCTACTGCAGACGACCAAGGAGGACCGGACCGCGATCCTCAAGGGCATCCTCGGCATCGACCAGCTCGACGCCATGCAAGTCAAAGCGCGGGCGCACCACGATCGCCTGCGCCCGCTGCTGGACCAGCTCATCCTCGATCGGCGTGGCCTGCTCGACGATCCACCCGCCACCGCCGGGGAAGCGACCCAGCGGCTTGATGACGCACTGCGACGCCAGGACCAGTTGACCAAGGCGCGCACCGCGGTACGCGAGGCTTCCGCGCGGCGTGACCAAATGCTCTCTCGTGTCCACAACATCGAGCAGCAGGCACGCCAGCTCGCTCAGGCCAGGCAGCCCGCCGCGGCGGCCAACCTGCACGTGTTGGCTAGCCTCGACGAGGCGATACGCACCGAACAGAACGACTGCCAGTCCGCCATCACGGACTGGCAGGAGCGTGAAAAGACGCTGCATGAAGCTGTCACTGCGGCCGAAGGCGAGGGCCGCGGGCCATCCAGCCTTCCCAAGGCCATCGCCGCTGTCGAAGCGACCCGCAACCAACTGCCAGACATCGACGCAGAACGCGAACGGATCCAGACCGACGCGCAGAATCTGGCAGACGACCTGACCAAAGCCGATCAGCACGCAGCCAACGTCACCAAGTTAGCCAACAAGGCCACCGAAGCCGAGCAGGCAGCCAGCTCCGCTGCCCGCACCGTAGAGGAGGTCAGGGAACTGGTCGCGGGTCAACGTTCCGCCATCGGCACGGCGCGGACTCTGCGCGGCGCCGTCCACCGCGCCGAGGCCGATCTCGCCGACGCCCGTCAACGCATCACCGACGCCGAGACCGCGATCCAGGAGACCGCCGAACGAGCCGGTGAAGCGCGGAAGAAGCAGACCGCCGCCGAACAGACGCTGGATGCGGTCACCCGGTTCAACGCCGCCGCTCACGCCGCCGCGCCATGCGACCCGGGCGATCCGTGTCCAATCTGCAGCCGGACACTTCCCGCGACATTCCAACCCCCGCCCGCCCAGGAGCAGAAGGATGCCCGCAAAGCGCTGACCGTCGCCAATCGTCTCGCCGGCGACGCTGAGCGTCGCCATCAGGCCGCCCTCACCACCCGCCAGCACGCCATCGAGGAAGCCAAACGCGTCCAGACGCGGGTCGATCAACGACGCGGCGAACTGGACCAGGCGATGGCCCACATCGCGTCGCAGCTCGGACCAGTCGACCTCGACAACCCCGATGACGTGCTCCTGGCACCGCTGGCGGCACGCCTCGGCGCAGCTGAAGAGGAGTTGGGGACAAGCCAGGCGACGGCGCGCGACGTGCGGCAACGCGCAACCGCCGCAGCCACGGCGCTGGAGCACACCCGTAAGGCGCTCGCCGACCGCCAGGCCGCGCTGACCGCAAACCGCCGCAGACTTGATCAACGCGTCCGCAGGACGGTTGGGGCGCTCGGAAAGCTGCCTGCCGCATGGCGCCTCGACCCGGTCACCCTCGACGGCCTCAACCAACTGCTGGACACCGCCCATCGCTGGGAAGAGGAGTTGGCAACGATCACCGATCAGCTGACCACCGCGCACGGTCAGCTCAAGCAACTTCGCGAACGACGAGAGGCGTTGGCCGGCCGCCACCTCACCGAGGTCGAAAGACCTGCCACCCAACTGCTCCACGCGGTCGACGGACTCACTCAATACGCGGCGGACGCCGCCGTCCTCATTGGCCACGAGCCTCCAGCATCGCGCCCGCCGGGGGAAGACCTCCACCGTTCGGCGACCTGGGCGGCGACCCTCGACCACACCGTCGGCGCCCTTCTGCAAGCGGCACACGACCGGGTGACTGCTGCCAGGTCGGACGCCGAGCGGGCCACCGAGGAGATCACCGAATGGCTGCTAGCCGCCGGTGTCGACGACGGGGAGCAGCTTGACGATCTCATCGTCCAAGTGGCTGCGACGGCGCAGGTAGCCAGGGCCGACCTCGATCGCGCGAAGCGTGAGACACCGGTCGCCGCAGACCTCGACCGGCGAATCAAGGCCGCGGCCCCGATCGTTGACGCACTCCGGGAGCTCGGCGCGCTCCTGGCCAACGGTCAGTTCCAAGCCGCCGTCGTAGCCCGCCGGCAGCGAGCATTCCTTGGTCTTGCCACCGACCAACTGCTGGCCATGACGGCGGGGCGGTTCGCCTTCTCCGACGACTTCCGCATCATCGACCGGTACACGTCCCAGCCCCGCGACGTGCGGACCCTCTCCGGCGGGGAGACCTTCCTGGCCAGCCTGGCACTTGCGCTCGCGGTCGTCGACCTCGCCGGACGCGCCGGCGGGCGTGCCGACGCGCTGCTGCTCGACGAAGGGTTCGGCTCCCTCGACGCCGACACCCTGGCCGAGGCGCTAGCCGCACTGTCCCGGCAAACCCTTGGCGGACGTCTGGTCGCCGTTATCAGCCACATGCGTGCCGTCGCCGAGAGCATCGGCAACGTGCTGATCGTCACCCGGGACAGTACCGGCAGCCACGCACACTGGGCGTCGGAGTCGCAGCGAAGCCGGTTGGTCGACGAAGACCTCGACGAGGGCCTTCTGCCATGA
- a CDS encoding DUF2397 family protein — protein MGEPLGNAREDYAAVLSALLRLSGTAPMSTMRDIAEQMTRDGYGDPLPTELLRSRLDELVQMRLVLPFLSPTAAREDLRDGHRRQEAWSLSKKGRIIVRSVRDAINDLDRVLALPPRLIDSIQDTLRQLLVHLDQEPMRVALDIATVRSHIGQLLNAAGDYYEAMRMLNQHDVTDDEVFGESRTRIMLVLRQFVQHTQAALAPLRRSLQDVRTTGYAVIAEAAAPGAGAVAVGDTAAWIDDAVADLESLDAWFTPGGNIDRIIDSALYAIDALLSAITRRYYASNRTSDLAADFHELARMIHAQESTAHAYGVFTAATGIWAAQHPQAQVDDDDVLPAAMTAGAPGTEVVVSVRSRANSAPAPRSPRRMENLTLSRQAEEHAAMAELTRLAELSAGLVTPGVVSLTHFAGIDGAHLLVLVELLEEAMDSYDADLGYGEALTLRCRMRLTPGDPGRVVTIPTAEGTLTTPDMRIEISAVGAPLAQAGR, from the coding sequence GTGGGCGAGCCGCTCGGCAACGCGCGCGAGGACTACGCCGCTGTCCTGTCTGCCCTGCTGCGGCTCAGCGGCACGGCGCCGATGTCGACCATGCGGGACATCGCCGAGCAGATGACGCGGGACGGATACGGCGACCCGTTGCCGACCGAACTGCTGCGGTCCCGACTGGACGAGTTGGTCCAGATGAGGCTCGTCCTTCCGTTTTTGAGCCCGACCGCCGCCAGAGAAGACCTGCGCGACGGCCACCGCCGTCAGGAGGCGTGGTCGCTGAGCAAGAAGGGTCGGATCATCGTCCGCTCGGTCCGGGACGCGATCAATGACCTCGATCGGGTCCTCGCCCTGCCGCCACGGCTGATCGATTCCATCCAGGACACCCTGCGCCAGCTCCTCGTTCACCTCGACCAAGAGCCGATGCGGGTCGCGCTGGACATCGCCACCGTGCGCTCGCACATCGGCCAGCTACTCAACGCCGCCGGCGACTACTACGAGGCGATGCGCATGCTGAACCAGCACGACGTCACCGACGACGAGGTGTTCGGCGAGAGCCGCACCCGGATCATGCTCGTGCTGCGGCAGTTCGTTCAGCACACCCAGGCAGCGCTCGCACCGTTGCGGCGCAGCCTCCAAGACGTCCGTACCACCGGTTACGCCGTCATCGCCGAAGCCGCCGCCCCGGGTGCCGGGGCGGTAGCGGTTGGTGACACGGCGGCCTGGATCGACGACGCCGTCGCGGACCTGGAGAGCCTCGACGCCTGGTTCACCCCCGGCGGCAACATCGACAGAATCATCGACTCCGCCCTCTATGCGATCGACGCGCTGCTGTCAGCCATCACGCGTCGCTACTACGCGTCCAACCGAACCAGCGACCTGGCAGCTGATTTCCACGAACTGGCCCGGATGATCCACGCACAGGAGTCCACGGCACATGCGTACGGCGTGTTCACCGCGGCGACCGGTATCTGGGCGGCCCAGCACCCGCAGGCCCAAGTCGACGATGACGACGTCCTCCCCGCCGCCATGACCGCCGGCGCACCCGGTACCGAGGTAGTTGTGAGCGTGCGAAGCCGCGCCAACAGCGCGCCGGCGCCTCGCTCACCCCGCCGGATGGAAAATCTGACGCTGTCACGCCAGGCGGAGGAGCACGCCGCGATGGCGGAACTGACGCGGCTAGCGGAGTTGTCGGCTGGCCTGGTCACGCCCGGCGTGGTAAGCCTGACGCACTTCGCCGGCATCGACGGCGCGCATCTGCTGGTTCTGGTCGAACTGCTCGAAGAGGCGATGGACAGCTACGACGCCGATCTGGGCTACGGGGAGGCGCTCACGCTGCGCTGCCGCATGCGGCTCACACCCGGGGACCCCGGCCGGGTGGTCACCATCCCGACCGCCGAGGGAACCCTGACAACGCCCGACATGCGGATCGAGATCTCGGCGGTTGGTGCGCCGCTGGCACAGGCGGGCCGATGA
- a CDS encoding DUF2398 family protein, with product MTDLEHVLIDDDDTLAELTPVISAVLRKPFLTEEAEPDLYRRARLQENELRRWFQTTLGWRLKISAFGRYVRLFKRRDRPPMDRNPVPSEQGGKPSVLVLTLLCLAAEQLWRRPEITFGDLQREVIRTCAAESSRGELPAFNVVTQAGEPRARAEQHRRAFVDALMLLQEWRIITSDGPLASAGTTVANDVVITCNPERLNDLLAAPAISQLQIDISQPHTHIPKLCEDQSDLPEHASESQRDLQRRHRALRAVIDDAVVVLDGEGSEARYLASPGGRRQALHAALTAGMTCVVRRDLWLTVDPGGRSTDLEFPQPRSITGQAALLLVRWLNSNEATAAVSEEACQAVIGEAKANNPEWAKSYRSTATLKTLTREALATLVAAGVLTQTSHHPPMWTATSAHAYWRVRVTAAEQHDEPPLADSLFDHQDGNRDQPR from the coding sequence ATGACGGACCTGGAACACGTCCTCATCGACGACGACGACACGCTCGCCGAGCTGACTCCGGTCATCTCGGCGGTGCTACGCAAACCATTCCTCACCGAGGAAGCCGAACCAGACCTCTACCGGCGGGCCCGCCTGCAGGAGAACGAACTCCGGCGATGGTTCCAGACGACGCTCGGATGGCGGCTCAAGATCTCGGCCTTCGGCCGGTACGTCCGGCTGTTCAAACGTCGTGACCGTCCGCCAATGGACCGAAATCCTGTGCCCAGCGAGCAGGGAGGCAAACCATCGGTGCTGGTCCTAACCCTGCTCTGCCTGGCCGCCGAGCAGCTGTGGCGCCGCCCGGAGATCACGTTCGGCGACCTGCAACGCGAAGTGATCCGCACGTGCGCCGCCGAGTCCAGCCGCGGCGAGTTGCCGGCGTTCAACGTCGTCACCCAGGCGGGCGAGCCACGTGCGCGTGCCGAACAGCATCGCCGCGCTTTCGTGGACGCACTCATGCTCCTGCAGGAGTGGCGGATCATCACCAGCGACGGCCCGCTGGCCTCCGCCGGGACAACAGTCGCCAACGACGTGGTGATCACCTGCAACCCTGAACGGCTCAACGACTTGCTCGCGGCACCCGCGATCTCGCAGCTGCAGATCGACATCAGCCAGCCACACACCCACATCCCGAAGCTGTGCGAGGACCAGTCCGACCTTCCCGAGCACGCCTCGGAAAGCCAACGAGACCTCCAGCGTCGTCACCGCGCCCTTCGCGCTGTGATCGACGACGCGGTCGTCGTACTCGACGGCGAGGGCAGCGAGGCCCGATACCTGGCCTCGCCCGGCGGACGCAGACAAGCGCTGCACGCCGCGCTGACCGCCGGGATGACCTGCGTTGTCCGTCGAGACCTGTGGCTTACCGTCGACCCAGGTGGCCGCAGCACTGATCTCGAATTCCCCCAACCACGGTCCATCACCGGCCAGGCAGCACTCCTTCTCGTGCGGTGGCTCAACAGCAACGAGGCAACCGCAGCCGTGAGCGAGGAGGCATGCCAGGCCGTCATCGGCGAGGCCAAGGCCAACAACCCGGAGTGGGCTAAGTCCTACCGGTCTACCGCGACGCTTAAGACCCTCACCAGAGAGGCGCTCGCCACCCTGGTCGCCGCCGGCGTGTTGACCCAGACCAGCCACCATCCCCCCATGTGGACCGCAACCAGCGCGCACGCGTACTGGCGGGTGCGGGTCACCGCCGCCGAACAGCACGACGAACCACCCCTCGCCGACAGCCTCTTCGACCATCAGGACGGCAACCGTGACCAACCCCGGTGA